The window TGTCGACGGTGTCGGTCACATCGGTAACCGCAGCCGCCGGGTCTTTGACCAGGCTTTCGAAGTTGCCGCCAGTAGCATCCTTGATGGTCGCTTCGACTTTGCCTGCGTCTTTGTAGACGTCATCGGCTGGCGCTTTGACAGTCACGGAGCCGGCAGTCGCGCCAGCAGCGATGGTGATCACCGCGCCGTTGCTCAGAGTGACTGTGACCGGCGTGCCGGCTGCGTTGGTCAGGTTCGCGGTGTAGACAATCGAGCCGCCTTCAGCCACGGAATCCGTCGCAGTCAGGCTAATAGTCGTGGTGTCAGCCGAGTCGGTGACCGAGGTGTCCGCCGACTTGCCATCGACATCCAGCTTCTCGTAGTTACCACCCTTCGCATCATCAATCTTGACGCTCAGCGAACCGCCGCCAGCCAATGCATCGTTCGGTGCAACGAAGTTCACGCTGGCGCTGCTCGAACCGACCGGAATGGTGATGGTCTGGCCGTTCGAGAGGCTCACAACCACTGGCGAACCCGTAACCGGTGCGGTAACGGACGCGGTGTAAACCACGGTGCCGCCTTCGGCCACGCTGCTATTGGCCGTCAAACTGACGGTCGAAGTGTCGACGGTGTCGGTCACATCGGTAACCGCAGCCGCCGGGTCTTTGACCAGGCTTTCGAAGTTGCCGCCAGTAGCGTCCTTGATGGTCGCTTCGACTTTGCCAGCATCTTTGTAGACGTCGTCGGCAGGTGCCTTGACGGTCACGGAGCCGCTGGTGGCGCCAGCCGCGATGGTGATCACCGCGCCGTTCGACAGGTTTACGGTGACCGGCGTGCTGGCAGCGTTGCTCAGGTTCGCCGTGTAAACAATCGACCCACCTTCAGCCACCGAATCAGTCGCGCTCAAGCTCAGCGTCGTGGTATCCGCGCTGTCGGTCACTTTGGTGACGACAGCCGAGCGGTCGGTGTCGAGTTTTTCGAAGTTGCCGCCAGCGCTCTCTGCGATCGCTGCCCGGACCGGCGAGGCGCCGGTGTAGACGTCGTTCGGTACGGTGTACGGCGCCGAACCGCTGGACTCGCCGGCCTTGATGTTGATCACCAGGCCATTGTTCAGGGTCACGGTCATGGCCGTGTCGGCCGGGTGGCTCAGCGTGGCGGTGTAGGTGATCTGGCCACCTTCGCCGACGGTGCTCACATCGGCGCTGAGTTTCAGCGTTGTGGTGTCGATGGTGTCGTTGACGGTGGTGGTGTGCGTGGTTTTGCTGACGTCGAGTTTTTCGAAGTTGCCGCCGTCGGTGCTGGTGATGCCAACGGTGATCTTGCTGCCGTCCTTGTAAACGTCATCGGCCGGCGCCGGGATGGTGATGAAACCCGACTTGTCGCCGGCCTTGATCACGACGCTCTCGCCGTTGCTCAGTTTGACCGTCATGTCAGTGCCGGCGGCGTTGCTGAGGTTGACGGTGTAAGTGATGGTGCCGCCCTCGACCACGTAGTCGCTGGCGGTCATGGTCACTTTGGTGGTGTCCGTTGTGTCGCTGATGGCGGTCGAGGTAGGGGTCTTGTCGGCGACCAGGTTCTCGTAATTGCCGCCCGTGACTTCCTTGATGGCATTGGTCAGCGGTTCGTGGCCGACCAAGGCATCGTTCGGTGCTTTGACGGTGATCGAGGCGTTGCTTTCGCCGACCGCAATAGTGATTTTTTCGCCATTGGACAAGGTCACGACGACCGGCGAACCCGTGACCGGCGCGGTGACGGAAGCGGTGTACACCACGTTGCCGCCTTCGGCCACGGACGAAGTCGCTGTGAGGCTGACTGTCGAGGTGTCGATGGTGTCGGTGACGCTGGTCACGGCTGCTGCCGGGTCTTTGACCAGGTTCTCGAAGTTACCGCCAGTGGCGTCCTTGATGGTCGCTTCGACTGTACCTGCATCTTTGTAGACGTCATCGGCAGGTGCCTTGACGGTGACGGAGCCGCTGGTGGCGCCGGCGGCGATGGTGATTACCGCGCCATTGCTCAGGGTGACGGTCACCGGAGTGCCGGCCGCGTTGGTCAGGCTCGCCGTGTAAACAATCGAGCCACCTTCAGCCACGGAATCCGTCGCTGTCAGGCTAAGAGTGGTGGTGTCAGCCGAATCGGTAATAGAGGTGTCCGCCGATTTGCCATCGACATCCAGCTTCTCGTAATTGCCACCCTTCGCGTCGTCGATTTTGACGCTCAAGGAGCCGCCGCCAGCGAGGGCATTGTTCGGCGCAACGAAGTTCACGCTGGCGCTGCTCGAACCGACCGGGATGGTGATGCTCTGGCCATTCGAAAGGGTTACGACGACTGGCGAGCCGGTCACCGGAGCGGTAACGGACGCGGTGTAAACCACGGTGCCGCCTTCAGCCACGGACGAAGTCGCGGTCAGGCTGACGGTCGAGGTATCGAGAGTGTCAGTAACGTCAGTCACTGCCGGAACAGTGCTTGGCACCAGGTTTTCGAAGTTGCCGCCAGTCGCGTCCTTGATGGTCGCTTCAACTTTCCCGGCGTCTTTGTAGACGTCATCGGCAGGCGCCTTGACGGTCACGGAGCCGGCAGTGGCGCCCGCTGCGATGGTAATCACGGCACCGTTCGACAGGTTCACGGTGACCGGCGTGCCGGCAGCGTTGGTCAGGGTCGCGGTGTAGACAATCGAACCGCCTTCAGCCACCGAATCCGAAGCGCTCAGGCTGACGGTTGTGGTGTCTTTGACGTCGGTCACCGAAGTGACCGCCGGGGTTTGATTCGCCACCAGGTTTTCGTAATTGCCGCCGGTGGTGCCGTCGATTTTCACGCTCAGTGAACCGCCGCCCGCCAAGGCGTCGTTCGGTGCAACGAAGTTCACGCTGCCCGAACTCGCGCCGACCGGGATGGTGATGAACTGGCCGTTGGACAACGCCACCACCACCGGAGAACCGGTTACTGGCGCATTGACCGAAGCGGTGTAAACCACCGTGCCGCCTTCGACCGTGCTGGCCGTGGCAGTCAGGGACACGGTGCTGTTGTTGATGGTGTCAGTCACATCCGTGACCGCTGGCGTCTTGTCGGCCACCAGGTTTTCGAAGTTGCCACCCGTGGTTTTGGTGATGCTGGCGTCGACTTTGCCGGCGTCTTTGTAGACGTCATCCTTGGGGGCGGCGAAGTTCACCGAACCGGTGGTGGCGCCCTTGGCGATGTTGATCACCGCACCGTTGCTCAACGTCACGGTCATGGCGGTGCCGGCGGCATTGGTCAGGGTCGCGGTGTAGACGATCGAACCGCCCTCGGCGACCGAGCCGGTGGCGCTCAGGCTCAGGCCGGTAGTGTCGGCGGTATCGGTGACAGTGGTGACCGCCGGCGAAGGGTCGGTGACGACTTTTTCGAAGTTGCCGCCGCTTTGGCTGGCGATCGTCGCTTGGACTTTGCCGCCGTCGATGTACGGCGTGTTGGCCGGTGCGGCGAAGTTGACCGAACCGCTGCTGGCGCCGGCGGCGATGTTGATCACTGCGCCGTTGCTCAACTTCACGGTCATCGCCGTGTCTGTCGGGTTACTCAGTGTGGCGGTGTAGGTGATCTGGCCACCTTCGCTGACGGTGTGACTGGACGACAGGGACAGGGACGTCGTGTCCACCGTGTCTTTGACGGTGGTGCTCACGGCCGTCTTGCTGACGTCGAGTTTTTCGAAGTTGCCACCGCTGGCGTCAGTCATCTTGACGGTGAGCTTGCCGGCATCCTTATAGACGTCGTCGCTTGGTGCCGCGATGGTGACCGAACCGCTGGTCTTGCCGGCCGCGATGGTGATGGTCTCGCCGTTGCTGAGCTTGACGGTCACCGGGGTTTGCGCGGCGTTGCTCAGGGTCGCGGTGTAGGTGATGTTCGAACCTTCGAGTACAGACTTGTCAGCGCTGAGGGTCAGTTGAGTGGTGTTTGTGGTGTCGGCAACGTTGGTCACGGCCGGATTCGGGCTGGTGACCAGGTTTTCAAAGTTGCCGCCAGCGGCGTCCTTGATGGTGACTTCGACTTTGCCGGCGTCCTTGTAGACGTCGTCTTTTGGTGCGTCGACGGTCACGGTGCCGGTGGTTTTTCCGGCCGCAATGGTGATCACGGCGCCGTTGCTCAGGGTCACGGTGACTGGAGTGCCGGCCGGATTGGTCAGGGTCGCGGTGTAGACGATCGAGCCACCCTCGTTGACGTTGCCAGTGGCGGTCAGCGACAGAGTGGTGGTGTCGACGGTGTCGGTCACGCTGGTGCTGACCGGGGTTTTATCGGCGACCAGGTTTTCGTAGTTGCCGCCGCTGACGTTGGTGATCGAATTGGTCACCGGCGCGTGGCCGCTCAGCACATCGTTGGAGACCACGGCGTTGACGGTGCCGCTGCTGGCGCCGACCGCGATGGTGATGGTCTGACCGTTGGCCAGCGTCACGATTACTGGCGAACCGGTGACAGGTGCGCCGACGGAGGCGGTGTAAACCACGGTGCCGCCTTCAGCCACAGTGCTTGTGGCGGTCAGCGTGACGGTCGACGTATCGAGGGTGTCGGTGACGCTGGTCACGGCGGCTGCCGGGTCTTTGACCAGGTTCTCGAAGTTGCCGCCAGTCGCGTCCTTGATGGTTGCTTCGACTTTGCCGGCGTCTTTGTAGACGTCGTCGGCTGGCGCCTTGACGGTCACAGAGCCGCTGGTGGCACCGGCGGCGATGGTGATTACGGCGCCGTTGCTCAATGTCACGGTGACCGGAGTGCCGGCCGCGTTGGTCAGGTTAGCGGTGTAGACGATGGAGCCGCCTTCAGCCACGGAATCCGTCGTACTCAGGCTCAGAGTGGTGGTGTCTGCGGAGTCGGTGACCGAGGTGTCAGCCGACTTGCCATCGACGTCCAGCTTCTCGTAGTTGCCGCCCTTGGCGTCGTCGATCTTGACGCTCAGGGAACCGCCGCCGGCCTGGGCATCGTTCGGCGCGACGAAGTTGACGCTGGCGCTGCTCGAACCGACCGGAATGGTGATGGTCTGGCCGTTGGACAAGGCCACCACAACTGGCGAACCGGTCACTGGCGCAGTGACGGACGCGGTGTACACCACGGTGCCGCCTTCAGCCACGGACGAAGTCGCGGTCAGGCTGACCGTCGACGTGTCGACGGTGTCGGTCACGTCAGTTACAGCCGCTGCCGGGTCTTTGACCAGGTTCTCGAAGTTGCCGCCTGTAGCGTCCTTGATGGTCGCTTCTACTTTGCCGGCGTCTTTGTAGACGTCATCGGCAGGCGCCTTGACGGTCACGGAGCCGCTGGTGGCACCGGCGGCGATGGTGATTGCGGCGCCGTTGCTCAATGTCACGGTGACCGGAGTGCCGGCCGCGTTGGTCAGGTTAGCGGTGTAGACGATGGAGCCGCCTTCAGCCACGGAATCCGTCGCGGCCAGGCTCAGAGTGGTGGTGTCTGCAGAATCAGTGACCGAGGTATCCGCCGACTTGCCGTCAACATCCAGCTTCTCGTAGTTACCGCCCTTCGCATCATCAATCTTGACGCTCAGCGAGCCGCCGCCGGCCTGGGCATCGTTCGGTGCGACGAAGTTCACGCTGGCGCTGCTGGCGCCAACAGGAATGGTGATGGTCTGGCCATTCGAGAGGCTCACAACCACTGGCGAACCGGTGACCGGAGCAGTCACGGACGCGGTGTACACCACGGTCCCACCTTCAGCCACGGACGAAGTAGCGGTCAGGCTGACCGTCGACGTGTCGACGGTGTCGGTCACGTCAGTCACAGCCGCTGCCGGGTCTTTGACCAGGTTTTCGAAATTGCCGCCAGTCGCATCCTTGATGGTCGCTTCTACTTTGCCGGCGTCTTTGTAGACGTCATCGGCTGGTGCCTTGACGGTCACGGAGCCGCTGGTGGCGCCGGCTGCAATGGTGATCACCGCGCCGTTCGACAGGTTTACGATGACTGGTGTGCCGGCCGCGTTGGTCAAGTTCGCGGTGTAGACGATCGAACCGCCTTCGGCGACCGAATCGGTTGCTGTCAGGCTAAGCGTGGTGGTGTCTGCAGAATCAGTGACCGAGGTGTCCGCCGACTTGCCGTCAACATCCAGCTTCTCGTAGTTACCGCCCTTCGCATCATCAATCTTGACGCTCAGGGAGCCGCCGCCCGCGAGGGCATCGTTTGGTGCAACAAAATTCACGCTACCCGAACTTGCGCCAACCGGGATGGTGATGGTCTGGCCGTTGGACAAGCTCACGACAACTGGCGAGCCGGTCACGGGCGCAGTCACGGACGCGGTGTAAACCACGGTGCCGCCTTCAGCCACAGTGGACGTCGCGGTCAGGCTGACGGTCGAGGTATTGAGGGTATCGGTAATGTCAGTGACTGCCGGAACAGTGCTCGGCACCAGGTTCTCGAAGTTACCGCCCGTTGCGTCCTTGATGGTCGCTTCGACTTTACCGGCGTCTTTATAGACGTCATCGGCCGGAGCCGGGACGCTCACGCTGCCAGTGGTCGCGCCCGCCGCGATGGTGATCACCGCGCCGTTCGAAAGGGTGACGGTGACCGGCGTGCCAGCCGCATTGGTCAGGGTCGCGGTGTACAGAATCTGACCCCCCTCGGCCACTTCGGTGGACGCTGACAGGCTCAGGCCGGTGTCGTCCTTTGAGTCGGTAATGGTGGTCAGCGCCGGCTCAGTGCTCGGGGTCAGTTGCTCGAAATTTCCGCCGGTGGTCCCGGTGATGGTGGTGCTGACGGTGCTGCCGTTGTTGTAGACGTCATTCGCCGCGGTATCGACCGTCACGCTGCCAGTGGTCTTGCCCGCTTCGATGGTGATGACCGAGCCATTGCTCAAGGTCACGGTCATCGGCGTGCCGGCCGGGTTGGTCAGTGTCGCGGTGTAGGTGATCTGGCCGCCTTCGACGACAGTGCCGGTGGCGCTGAGGCTCAGGCCGGTGTTGTCGACCGAGTCGGTAATGGTGGTGACCGCGGGCGTGGTGCTCGGGGTCAGTTGCTCGAAATTGCCGCCGGTGGTCCCGGTGATGGTGGTGCTGACGGTGCTGCCGTTGTTGTAGACGTCATTTGCCGCCGTCTCGACGGTCACGCTGCCGGTGGTCTTGCCCGCTTCGATGGTGATGACCGAGCCATTGCTCAAGGTCACGGTCATCGGCGTGCCGGCCGGGTTGGTCAGCGTGGCGGTGTAGGTGATCTGGCCGCCTTCGACGACAGTGCCGGTGGCGCTGAGGCTCAGGCCGGTGTTGTCGACCGAGTCGGTAATGGTGGTGACCGCAGGCGTGGTGCTCGGGACCAGGTTCTCGAAGTTGCCGCCGGTGGCACCAGTGATCGTTGTGCTGACGGTGCTGCCGTTCTGATAAACGTCGTTGGCCGCGGTGTCGACGTTCACGAAGCCGGTGGTTTGGCCGGCTCCGATGGTGATGGTCGAGCCGTTGGACAGGGTGACAGTGACCGGCGTTTGAGCCGGATTGGTCAGGGTGGCGGTGTAAGTGATCTGACCGCCTTCGGTGACCGTCGAGCCCGCCGTCAGTGTGAGGGTGGTGGTGTCCGGCGAGTCGGAAATGGTGGTCACGGCTGGGGCCGGGTTTGGCACCAGGTTCTCAAAATTGCCGCCGGTGGCGCCGGTAATGGTGGTGGTGACCGTGCTGCCGTTGTTATAGACGTCGTTGGTCGGTGTCGACACGTCAACAGTGCCGGTGGTTTTGCCAGCCTCGATGGTGATGGTCGAACCGTTGGACAGGGTGACGGTGACCGGTGTCTGCGCCGGGTTGGTCAATGTTGCGGTGTAAGTAATCTGGCCGCCTTCGGTGACGTTGGCGCCGGCGGTCAGGGTGACGGTGGTGGTGTCGACGGTGTCGGTGATCTGGGTCACGGCCGGGGTCGTCGGCGGGGTGACGGTGATGCCGTTGCCACCCGTGGTGCCGGTGACGGTCACGTTGATCTGGGTCGAGTCGTTATAAACGGTGTCGTTTGGCGCGAGCGGGACGTTGACGGTGCCGGTCAACTGGCCGGCCTGGATCACGATCACCGAGCCGTTGGACAAGGTGATGGTCAGGTCGGTCAGCGGTGCCTGGGTCAGGGTCGCCGTGTAAACGAGTACGCCGCCTGCTTCGGTAATCGTCGGCGTAGCGCTGAGGCTCAGGTTCGATTCGCGCTGCACATTGGCACTGGTGTCAGCCGTCTGGCCGCCAGTGGTGAGTTGTGCAGCCTGTGCCGCAGAACTGAGGCCCGCGGTTGGGAAACCAATGGTCGGATCGACCCGGCCAGCGGTGGCATCCAGCATCACGAAGCTGTGACCGCCACCCGCCGCACCGCCCGTGCCCGCAGCAGTCGGGCCGGCGGCGGTGGCTTCGAGTTCAGTGGTCGGGTCGGCACCGGCAACGATGGCTTGTTGCAGTTCTTCAACCGATGGCGCGGCTTGTGCAGTGGCTTCTGACAGGTCAGTGCTGGAATCCGGGTCGCTGGCGCTCCATTGCGTGTCGCGGCCCAGGTCGAGAGTCCGGCCGTCAGCCAGTTCCAGCGTAACGGCGCCCGCCGCGCCCGTGTCTACCTGATCGCCGACAAACAACCGGTCGCCTTCAACGAGTACTCGGCGAATGCCCTCTGGGGACACCGCGAAAACCTGACCGACAATGCTTTTGACGATGGCCACAACACTGCTCATTGAAGACTCTCCGGGTGTCACGTTCAGTTGACTTCCATGAACCTGATGGCGTTTTCGCCAAATCAGTCTGGACGTACTTTCAAGATATAATCGGCACAACTTTGACGCGGTTAATCGTCAACAAATTGGCTATATTTTTTCGCTATAAACTATATGCCAAACTATTGACCTTAGTGCTGTCATCCTAAACACTCGCCTCCGTAATGTCACATTGATATTTAGGTAACTACCCGCCCCACAGAGTGTGACTTCGCTACAAATTCAAACTTTCCGACACACGGTCATTCCGATGGTCATCATCCGATGCAGCGGCACGTCCTGCAGTGATTCAAGACAAGTAATTCCGGGAAATTCCAATCATGCGTTTGCACCTGTTCAAGGCTTTACCGTTCGCCCTAGCCGCCAGTTTTGTTCAGGCGCAGTCACTTCCGGAGGCCATGCAACAGGCGTTGGATGTCCATCCGGAAATCCAGGCAGGTGTTAATAGTCGATTGGCCGCGGATTATCAGTTAAAGGCGGCAAAAGGTGGATACCTTCCACGGGTCGATCTGCTGGGCGGTTATGGTCGCGAGGGCACTGACAGCGTCACCACGCGGGCTGCCGGGAATGACAATCACTGGGAAACCCTGAACCGCAGCGAGTCGAGTTTGCGTCTGTCGCAAATGGTTTTTGACGGTTTTGCGACGTCCAGTGAAGTGGGGCGTCAACAAGCCACCGTTAATTCCCGCGCCTATTCCTTGCTGGGCACGTCCGAACGCACCGCGCTGACCGTGGCCCAGGTTTACCTGGATGTACTGACCCGCCGCGAATTCGTGCGCCTGGCCACAGACAACCTGAAGAGCCACGAAAGGATCTATGACCAGATCAAATTGCGCACCCAGCGCGGCGTCGGCAGCGGTGCCGACCTCGATCAGGCCGAAGCGCGTATGGCCCAGGCCCGCAACAACCTGATCACCGAACAGACCAACCTGGCAGACGCCGAGACCAACTTTCTCAGCGCCGTGGGCCAGATGCCCGATCAACTGGAGCGGCCTGCCGATTTCCTCGCGCTGTTGCCGGCCAACCTGAACGAAGCCCGCGCGCAGATGCTGGAGAACAGCCCGATCCTGCGTTCCGCCGAGTCCGACATCGCCGCGGCCGAGAAACAGTACGACGCGGCCAAATCGTCCTTCTACCCGCGCTTCGATGCCGAACTGGGTCGCTCCGCCGACAACGATCTCGACGGTCAGAACGGCCACAGCAACGAATGGCAGGCCATGCTGCGCATGCGCTTCAATCTGTATGCCGGCGGCAGCAACAAGGCTGATCTGGAATCCAAGTCCTACCTGTCCAGCCAGGCGCTGGATATCCGCAACAACGCCCTGCGCGTATTGAATGAAGAACTGGGCCTGGCCTGGAATGCGCTGAACAACGCCAACGCCCAGGTGCCGATCGCCCAGCAATATGTCGATCACAGCACCAGCGTGCGCACCGCGTATCAGAAGCAGTTCAGCCTTGGCGAGCGCACCTTGCTCGACCTGCTCGACAGTGAAAACGAACTGTTCAGCGCTTCCCGTCGCCTGGCGGAGATCAAGAACATTCAGTTATTTACTCAATACCGAATCAAGGCGACCATGGGCGAGTTGCTCAAGAGCCAGGGAGTGGTCGCACCGTTGGCATCCGTTGTGCAGAACGACGTGAAGCCCAGGGTCCAGCTACCCGGGATGAATTGAGTCTTCCCTTTTTTACTGTTAGCCAAGAGTGCCGAGCGTGGAATCAGAAGTCAGTCGAGTTCAACTCATTCATGATCCACGCGCGTTGCACGACGATCCGTTACTGGACGGTCTGCTAGCCCTGTGCACGCTGCATCAGAAGCCGGCCAGCGCCGCGATGCTGACCACCGGCCTGCCGTTACCCAAGCAGCGCTTGAGCGTTGAGCTGCTGCCCCGCGCCGCTGCTCGCGCCGGCCTGCAAGGGCGAGTGCTGGTGCGCAAACTGGAGCAGATTCCGGCGATTGCGATGCCAGCGCTGTTGCTGCTCAAGGACGGTCGCAGTGCCGTCCTCCTCGGCTGGCACGGTGAAGACCAGGCCCGCCTGCTGATCAGCGAAAGCGACGGTGGCGAAAGCCTTGTCAGTCGCGAACTGCTGGCCGACGACTACATCGGCAAAGTGTTCTTCGCTCAACCCCAGCACAAATTCGACGTCAATCACGGCACGCTGATCCCGCGCGCGCGCTCGTGGTTCCGCGACACCCTCAAGCGTTCGCGCTGGCTGTACGCCGACGCCATCGCCGCCAGTTTCCTGATCAACATCATCGCCATGGCCGCGCCGCTGTTCGTGATGAACGTCTACGACCGCGTGGTGCCGAACCAGGCTGAATCGACGTTGTGGGTGCTGGCTATCGGCATCACCGGCGCTTACTTGTTCGACCTGATTCTCAAAAGCCTGCGCAGCTTGTGCCTGGACCTGGCCGGGAAGAAAACCGACCTGA is drawn from Pseudomonas sp. 31-12 and contains these coding sequences:
- a CDS encoding TolC family outer membrane protein encodes the protein MRLHLFKALPFALAASFVQAQSLPEAMQQALDVHPEIQAGVNSRLAADYQLKAAKGGYLPRVDLLGGYGREGTDSVTTRAAGNDNHWETLNRSESSLRLSQMVFDGFATSSEVGRQQATVNSRAYSLLGTSERTALTVAQVYLDVLTRREFVRLATDNLKSHERIYDQIKLRTQRGVGSGADLDQAEARMAQARNNLITEQTNLADAETNFLSAVGQMPDQLERPADFLALLPANLNEARAQMLENSPILRSAESDIAAAEKQYDAAKSSFYPRFDAELGRSADNDLDGQNGHSNEWQAMLRMRFNLYAGGSNKADLESKSYLSSQALDIRNNALRVLNEELGLAWNALNNANAQVPIAQQYVDHSTSVRTAYQKQFSLGERTLLDLLDSENELFSASRRLAEIKNIQLFTQYRIKATMGELLKSQGVVAPLASVVQNDVKPRVQLPGMN